A segment of the Bacteroidota bacterium genome:
GGTTTATCAAAACTATTCTTTGACAAATCAATTGCCATACCGGGCCAGGTCATAACTTTTAAAAAGTTAGCATCACTAAGAAGGTGCTGAAATTTCAAATTGTTGTGTGTGTTTTTTGTTATCCAAAAAGACGGTATTTCTTTATTTTTTTTGTCTGCAACTTCCTTAATTATTTTCTCTATTTTATTCGGATTTTCATCAAAAATAAAATTTGGCCAAGGAATAGAGTTAACCCATTTATAATCATCTCCATGAAAAAAGTTCAGAGAAGCCTCGCTGGCAACTAACTTGTAAAAAGCAAAAAGGTTGTTTTGTATTTCTTTCTCAACATTCATATCAACAAGAAATTTCGTTTTTTAAAATTTTATTGAGAAGATATTTTCTGTTAATTTTGTCATAGTTGTTTAAAGGAAATTTGTCTAAAACAATAATTCCCTTTGGTAGCATATAGTTTGGAAGTTTCTTTTTTAGGTATGAGTTTAAATCCTCTTTTGTTTTGTTGTTTTTTTCAACAAAAAGACATATTTCAAAAATACCGGGAATAATTTCATAAGTAATTGCTGCAACATTCATTATTCCCGTAAATCTACGAGCATACTTTTCTATTTCCGTAAGTTCAACTTTATGCCCTTGTATTTTTACCTGAAAATCTTTACGCCCACAAGAATAAAACATTCCTTTTTTATCAATAAAAGACATATCTCCTGTACGATAAAATCTTAATTCATTGCCATTAATTATTTTTGTAAAAAATACTTTTTTATTTAATTCGGGATTTTTCCAATATCCATTCATTACATTTTTTCCCGAAAAACAAAGTTCTCCAATTTCTCCTTGAGTAACTTCTTTTAAATTTTCATCAACAACAATCGCTATGTTACTACTCCACGGATATCCAAAAGCAAGAACATCATTATAGGTTTTGTTTTTATTGAAATCATTGTTCAACTCATAACCCATACAAAACATTGTTGTTTCGCAAGGTCCTGAAGCATTAATTATCTGTGCATTGGGTATGCATTCCGCCCATTTTTTAGCAAGCTGAATATTAAAAGCTTCTCCTCCATGAATTGAATAGCGAACATCTTCAAGAGAAATGTTTTTGAAATAAGGACTTAAAAATGAAAGAGTTGAAGGAACCATAACAGCAATGCTGACTTTGTATTTATTCATCACCTTGTAAGCTTCAAGGTATTTTATCCCTGAAAGTGGAACGGTGTAAACACAAGCTCCAACAGACAAAGCTGGCAAATATGAAAACATAGAAAGGTCGAATGTAAAATCAAACATTTGCAAAAATCTGTCTTCTGAACTTATTTTGTAACCGAGTGAAAAGAATGCATCAAGAGTGGCGGTTATATTTTCAAATGTTAGAGGAACTCCCTTAGGAACACCTGTACTTCCGGAAGTAAATAAAATACAAGCAACGTTTTCTTTTTTGTAATTATCTAATGAAAGGTCTATTGCTTTATCAGGTAGATTATTTGTTGAAATAAAATTTTTATCGAAAATATATGCAGGTTTTTCTTTAGAACTTAAAATCGTTTTAACTCCTGCATGCTTGCAAATTTCTGTATTTCTGTCATCAGGGTTTTCAGGATTTAAAGGCACAAAACCGTAGCCTGAAAACATTGTGGCAAAAATTGATGCGTATGTTTGAATATCGTTGTAGGTAACAATTCCAATCATTTCCTCCGTTTGCAAACAACTGTTTTCTATTTCAAATCGAATATTGGAAAGCAGGCTGGCAAAATTGGAATAGGTAGTAAAAACATCATTAATGCAAAAAGCATCTTTGTCAGGATTAGCAAGAATAATATTTTTGATTTTTTGTAGCATCTACTTTCTAATAATTTTGTTTTTACCTAATGGAGCTTTTAATAAATAATACAAATATTCTGTGTTTATAATTGTCTTTGCTTTATTGTTAGAAGTATCCATTGCAATTCTCTGCAAATTTAATGGAATAGAATCATTTTTTAATCCTGCACAACCAAAAGTAATATCTGCAATGGGATTTTTTTTGTCATAAACAGTTGTAAAAAACTCTTTTGAAACCAAATGATCTGTAAAAGGAAATGAGAATACAGGATTTTTTATTTTATGATTTCTCCTTAAATATTTAAGACTTTCTTCAATTTGAGAAACTTGCTTCTCAATAGGGATTTGATGAAACAAAGGATGATCACAGCTATGTGAACCAATAGAAAATCCATCATCAATTAGAGAATTAATTTGCTCGCTTGATAAATAGGGCTTTTCTGTTTTTAAGTAATTGTCAAAATTAATATTTAAAACAATTGCAATTTTATCAAGAATTGTTTTACTTTGATAATCAACTGTAAGTAACGTTTTTATTAAACTATCGGTTGAATATTTTACTATTGAGAGAAGCTTGGAAATTTCTTTTAAAACTGTATCGGAATAATTATTTTTATTAAGAGAATCAATAAAAATGCTGACTTTAAAACGATAAAATAAATTTTTGTTATCGACAAAATCAGTGTTTACAAAAAAGGTAGCAGGAATTCCTTTTTCTAACAAAATGGGAGCGATAACCTTATAGCATTCGCTTAGTCCGTCATCAAAAGAAAGAAAAAAACTCTTTTTTTGAAATGGCATTTTGTTTTTTGCAGAGTCAATAAGTTCATTAATATTTACTGCATTAAAGTTTTTTAAAAAGAAATCCAAATCGGATTTAAATTCTTTAATTCCTCTTATTTTAAAAAGTACAGGATTAAAATGTGCTTTTTTTTCATTTGTAATTGCGTGGTAAGCAGGCATTACAATTTTTTGTCCCGAAAAAGATGATAAAAATGCGGTTGGCAAAAAAGCTGAGAAACTATTTAGAGTATTGATAAGTTGCTTTTTCAAAACAAAATTTTAAACTTCAGAAGTAAATTGTTCAAGAAAACGAACATCGTTTTCGTAAAGAGTTCTTATGTCCTCAATTCCAAATTTTAACATTGCCATTCTCTCTATTCCCATTCCGAATGCAAAGCCTGTATATTTTGAACTGTCAATTTTACAATTTTCAAGAACATTGGGGTCAACCATTCCACAGCCGAGAATTTCCATCCATTTTTGGGAATTTATCGGACGAATATCCATTTCTGCCGATGGTTCAGTAAAAGGAAAATATGATGGGCGGAAGCGAACTTCATAATCATCTCCAAAGAATTGTTTTACGTAATAAAAAAGTGTTTGCTTAAGGTCGGCAAAAGAAACACCTTTGTCAACATAAAGCCCTTCAACCTGATGGAATTGAACATGTGATTTGTATGAAATAGTTTCGTTTCTGTAAACCCTACCAATTGAAATTGTTCTAATTGGCAAAGCCTTAGATTCCATTTCCTGAATTTGTATTGAAGATGTATGCGTACGTAGTAATACATCAGGATTCTGTCGGATAAAAAATGTATCCTGCATATCCTTTGCAGGATGATCTGCCGGAAAATTGAGAGCTGTAAAATTATGCCAGTCATCCACTATTTCTGGACCTTCTGACACAGTAAAGCCAATTCGTGCAAAATGTTCAATTATAATATTTTTTACAATAGAAATAGGATGACGTGAACCTACATTTTCTTGCGGAGACTCTAAACTAAGGTCAAGCTTTGCATATTTCTCATACTCTTCCTTTTCTTTAAAGCCATCTTTTAAAGCTTCAATTACAGAGTTTACTTTTTGTTTAAAGATATTTAAACTTTTTCCGTAAATCTTTTTTTCATCCGGAGGTAGCTTTTTGAAATCGATAAAAAGTTGTTGTAGCAAGCCTTTA
Coding sequences within it:
- the pheS gene encoding phenylalanine--tRNA ligase subunit alpha, whose amino-acid sequence is MENRIKELTKDVETLKATTIEEVEELRIKYLGRKGLLQQLFIDFKKLPPDEKKIYGKSLNIFKQKVNSVIEALKDGFKEKEEYEKYAKLDLSLESPQENVGSRHPISIVKNIIIEHFARIGFTVSEGPEIVDDWHNFTALNFPADHPAKDMQDTFFIRQNPDVLLRTHTSSIQIQEMESKALPIRTISIGRVYRNETISYKSHVQFHQVEGLYVDKGVSFADLKQTLFYYVKQFFGDDYEVRFRPSYFPFTEPSAEMDIRPINSQKWMEILGCGMVDPNVLENCKIDSSKYTGFAFGMGIERMAMLKFGIEDIRTLYENDVRFLEQFTSEV
- a CDS encoding AMP-binding protein: MLQKIKNIILANPDKDAFCINDVFTTYSNFASLLSNIRFEIENSCLQTEEMIGIVTYNDIQTYASIFATMFSGYGFVPLNPENPDDRNTEICKHAGVKTILSSKEKPAYIFDKNFISTNNLPDKAIDLSLDNYKKENVACILFTSGSTGVPKGVPLTFENITATLDAFFSLGYKISSEDRFLQMFDFTFDLSMFSYLPALSVGACVYTVPLSGIKYLEAYKVMNKYKVSIAVMVPSTLSFLSPYFKNISLEDVRYSIHGGEAFNIQLAKKWAECIPNAQIINASGPCETTMFCMGYELNNDFNKNKTYNDVLAFGYPWSSNIAIVVDENLKEVTQGEIGELCFSGKNVMNGYWKNPELNKKVFFTKIINGNELRFYRTGDMSFIDKKGMFYSCGRKDFQVKIQGHKVELTEIEKYARRFTGIMNVAAITYEIIPGIFEICLFVEKNNKTKEDLNSYLKKKLPNYMLPKGIIVLDKFPLNNYDKINRKYLLNKILKNEISC
- a CDS encoding polysaccharide deacetylase family protein, translating into MKKQLINTLNSFSAFLPTAFLSSFSGQKIVMPAYHAITNEKKAHFNPVLFKIRGIKEFKSDLDFFLKNFNAVNINELIDSAKNKMPFQKKSFFLSFDDGLSECYKVIAPILLEKGIPATFFVNTDFVDNKNLFYRFKVSIFIDSLNKNNYSDTVLKEISKLLSIVKYSTDSLIKTLLTVDYQSKTILDKIAIVLNINFDNYLKTEKPYLSSEQINSLIDDGFSIGSHSCDHPLFHQIPIEKQVSQIEESLKYLRRNHKIKNPVFSFPFTDHLVSKEFFTTVYDKKNPIADITFGCAGLKNDSIPLNLQRIAMDTSNNKAKTIINTEYLYYLLKAPLGKNKIIRK